The Bremerella alba genome includes a window with the following:
- a CDS encoding sialidase family protein has product MNLNRRDLLKATAMGTGAVMLPTMPHMARAESYGTDRSLMSPVSDQVVCEWTPRYPRHDHQLIFPLDQDRLMLVWSEYYSKAKNPSKQIGKAGATDEVSCQISAMTSTDQGRTWSDRRVLQPNQWKHNVKHPNLVRLTSDEILFFYVGWDSPTNRNIFMRRSVDNGATWGDQVQVSKLGWYCNNADRALRLSTGRVILPAHGPFDESYIGGTSYKGGDLHSFVYYSDDGFQTWKTSSNSMTAEGRGCHEPTIVELKDGRLYCLLRNTNQRQYFSTSSDGGERWSQPEPTVLTSPESPAILKRIPTTGDLLVLWNNVSSKSNWPRTPLSVAISDDEAKTWKHVKDIDNRKNFDAAYPSVTFVDDEALITYYTRSAKWKRDSEITQRIYKIDQFYE; this is encoded by the coding sequence ATGAATCTAAACCGTCGAGATCTCTTAAAAGCTACCGCGATGGGGACAGGGGCAGTCATGCTTCCCACAATGCCCCACATGGCAAGGGCAGAATCCTATGGTACCGATCGTTCATTGATGTCTCCGGTCTCCGATCAGGTTGTCTGTGAATGGACTCCCCGATACCCGCGTCACGATCATCAGTTAATCTTTCCACTCGATCAAGACCGTCTCATGCTAGTCTGGTCCGAGTACTACTCGAAAGCCAAAAACCCTTCGAAACAAATCGGTAAGGCGGGAGCCACCGATGAAGTCTCGTGTCAGATTTCGGCCATGACATCAACCGACCAGGGACGGACATGGAGCGATCGACGCGTACTTCAACCCAATCAGTGGAAACATAACGTCAAGCATCCTAATCTCGTGCGGCTAACCAGCGACGAAATCCTGTTCTTCTATGTTGGCTGGGACTCGCCTACCAACCGCAATATCTTCATGCGTCGCTCCGTCGACAATGGAGCTACCTGGGGAGATCAGGTTCAGGTCTCAAAACTAGGTTGGTATTGCAACAACGCCGATCGGGCCCTTCGCCTGAGTACCGGACGCGTGATCTTGCCGGCGCATGGTCCCTTCGACGAAAGTTACATCGGGGGCACAAGCTACAAAGGGGGCGACCTGCATTCCTTCGTCTACTATTCAGACGATGGATTTCAAACGTGGAAAACGAGCAGCAACAGCATGACCGCCGAGGGACGAGGGTGCCACGAACCAACGATTGTCGAGCTAAAAGACGGCCGTCTTTACTGCTTGCTGCGTAATACCAATCAAAGGCAGTATTTCAGCACCTCCAGCGATGGCGGCGAAAGGTGGTCCCAGCCGGAACCCACTGTGCTGACCTCGCCTGAGTCGCCGGCCATTTTGAAACGAATCCCCACCACAGGCGACCTGCTGGTGTTATGGAACAACGTCAGTTCCAAATCGAATTGGCCTAGAACGCCTCTCAGCGTCGCGATTTCCGACGATGAAGCTAAAACTTGGAAGCATGTCAAAGATATCGACAACCGCAAGAACTTTGACGCCGCGTATCCTTCCGTAACCTTCGTGGATGACGAGGCCTTGATTACGTACTACACGCGTTCCGCCAAGTGGAAACGGGATTCGGAGATCACGCAAAGGATCTATAAGATCGATCAATTTTACGAGTAG